GCTGAAAACATCGAGGAATAAAAGTTAACTATTGACAATTATCCTATTTTTAGGTATCATATTGTTCGGGCACCTCTTTTAGAGGTCGGGGCTCCCTAGTTCTTAGGGAGCTATTTTTGTTTTTTCAAGAAGTTATCTTCTTGTATTTTAGTTGTGAATCTGGCGCAGTCGTCCCAGATTATCTTATTAGTAGGGTCTTGTTTTCTATGTCCCCTCGTAGTCAACAAGGCCTTGAGCATTTTAGAAAGAGGAATCTATGTCTACGAAATATATTTTTGTAACTGGTGGTGTGGTATCGTCTATTGGGAAAGGGATTGTGGCAGCAAGTCTGGGTCGTCTCTTGAAAAATCGTGGTCTCAAAGTAACTATTCAAAAATTTGATCCTTATATCAATATCGATCCGGGAACTATGAGTCCTTACCAGCACGGGGAAGTTTTTGTGACAGATGACGGAGCTGAGACAGATTTGGACTTGGGTCACTATGAACGTTTCATCGATATCAATCTCAACAAATATTCCAACGTGACAACTGGTAAAATTTACAGTGAAGTGCTTCGTAAAGAACGCCGTGGAGAATACCTTGGGGCAACTGTTCAGGTTATTCCTCATATCACAGATGCTTTGAAAGAAAAAATCAAGCGTGCCGCTCTAACGACCGACTCTGATGTCATTATTACAGAGGTTGGTGGAACAGTAGGAGATATCGAGTCCTTGCCATTTTTAGAGGCCCTTCGTCAGATGAAGGCAGATGTAGGTGCGGATAATGTTATGTACATCCATACAACCTTGCTTCCTTATCTCAAGGCTGCTGGTGAAATGAAGACCAAACCAACTCAACACTCTGTAAAAGAATTGCGTGGATTGGGAATCCAACCAAATATGTTGGTTATTCGTACAGAAGAGCCAGCTGGTCAAGGAATTAAAAACAAACTAGCACAGTTCTGTGATGTGGCACCAGAAGCCGTTATCGAATCGTTGGATGTCGAACATCTTTACCAAATTCCATTGAACTTGCAGGCTCAAGGTATGGACAAAATTGTCTGTGACCATTTGAAATTAGACGCACCAGTAGCAGATATGACTGAGTGGTCAGCTATGGTGGACAAGGTCATGAACCTCAAGAAACAAGTTAAAATTTCCCTTGTCGGTAAGTATGTTGAGTTGCAAGATGCCTATATTTCTGTGGTTGAAGCCTTGAAACACTCTGGCTATGCCAATGACGCAGAAGTGAAAATCAATTGGATCAATGCCAATGATGTGACAGCAGAGAATGTGGCAGAGCTTTTGTCTGATGCGGCCGGAATCATCGTACCAGGTGGTTTTGGGCAACGTGGTACGGAAGGGAAAATCCAAGCTATCCGCTATGCGCGTGAGAATGATGTTCCAATGTTGGGTGTCTGCTTGGGCATGCAGTTGACTTGTATCGAGTTTGCTCGTCACGTTTTGGGTCTTGAAGGTGCCAATTCTGCAGAGCTTGCACCAGAAACAAAATACCCTATCATTGATATCATGCGTGATCAGATTGATGTTGAGGATATGGGGGGAACCCTTCGCTTGGGGCTTTATCCGTCTAAGTTGAAACGTGGTTCTAAGGCAGCGGCTGCTTATCACAATCAAGAAGTGGTACAACGCCGTCACCGTCACCGTTATGAGTTTAACAACGCTTTCCGTGAGCAGTTTGAGGAAGCAGGCCTTGTCTTTTCAGGAGTTTCTCCAGACAATCGTTTGGTCGAAATCGTGGAAATTCCTGAAAATAAATTCTTTGTAGCTTGTCAGTATCACCCTGAACTTTCAAGCCGTCCAAACCACCCAGAAGAACTCTACACTGCCTTTGTCACTGCAGCAGTTGAGAACAGTAATTAGCTAAATCAGAACCTTTGAGAAGAATCTCAGAGGTTTTTTACTTGCATATTTAGGATATGATTTGCAAAATAAAAACATAGTGATATAATTAACATAAAAATCCTAAGGAGGATCTACAATGAAAAAAATCACATTATTTGGTTTGTCTCTAGCAGGTTTAGCTTTACTGGGCTTTTCCACATTCAGGGCAGGCATTTGAGCTTAAAGAAGAATGGGTTGTTAAGTGTGGAGTACAGTATCAAGATGGCAAGATTCTTCGGTTTAACAATGGTCATGAAGTGGATATCAAAGTCTTGGATTTGCCAAAAACCGAGAAAATCGAGTGGACGGTTAGTCTTGATGGTCAAGATCAGACTGTCAATTTTCTAGGTCAAGAAAAGGACAAGTCTATGATCGGGGAAGAAGGGCGTTACCTGAATTTCTATGTTCCCTATGGCTATAGAGGAGATATCAAGGTAGAGGCCAAGAGCGGAAACGAAGTGAAGACCTGGTCAACGAAAGTTGTGGATGATATTCATAATGATAGTGGAAAGAGAGGTTACTATCGTATTGAAGAATCAAATAATCAATACACTTACCTCGATGCTAAATGGGATTATCAAACCAAGACTTACACTGCTACTGTACCAGAGACTGTTAATGGTCAAAAAGTTTTTGCTTGGGCAAATTATGATAATGACGAGTTGAAACTTGAAAAACTAAAGTCTATCAGTCATAAATATGATGGAGGATCTTTCAAAGAAGTTTATCCAATTGTAAAAGCAGAAAGCTGGTTAAAATCAAACCAAAACTGGTACTATCAAAAACAAGGCCAACTAGTTCAAAATGCTTGGGTTTATGACAAGGGAACTTGGTACTTTATGAATGATAAAGGAGTCATGTTCAATCAAACTTGGCTTTATCAAGGTAGCAACTGGTATGCCTTTAAATCATCAGGAGCCATGATTGCGAGTGACTGGATTTACGATCAAGGTAAATGGTACTATTTATCAGCTTCAGGAACCATGAAAGCAAGCACTTGGGTTTATGACAAGGGAGAATGGTATTATGTAAGTTCTTCTGGTGCCATGATTGCGAATGATTGGGTCAGAGACAATGGTAAGTGGTATTATCTGGCTTCATCAGGTAAGATGCTTCGCGATACCTACACACCTGATGGTTACTACGTTGGCAACTCAGGTGCCTGGCAATAAGAATAAGAAGTCCTTTTCCTTAAAGGAAGAGGCTTTTTACATGCTTTTATGCTGCTTCCTCATTTGTCCTAAAGTCTTTTTTGTGTTAAAATGAATGGTATGAAAGCTAAAAAAATGTGGATGGCAGGCTTGGCTCTGCTTGGTATTGGAAGCCTTGCCCTTGCTACGAAAAAAGTTGCAGATGACCGTAAGCTCATGAAGACTCAGGAAGAGTTGACAGCGATTGTGCGAGACCATTTTTCAGACATGGGGGAAATTGCGACCCTCTATGTTCAAGTCTATGAAAGCAGTCTAGAGAGCTTGGTTGGTGGCGTCATTTTTGAGGATGGCCGTCATTATACCTTTGTCTATGAAAATGAAGACCTAGTCTATGAGGAGGAAGTTTTATGATACAACCAGCAAGTTTAGAAGAATTAGCATCTTTAGTGGAAAAAGATGGCAAAAAGGTCTTTCTTTTTGTGGCGGACTGGTGTGGCGATTGTCGTTATATCTATCCTGCCTTACCAGAAATTGAGGAGACCAATCCAGAGTTCACCTTTATTCGGGTGGACCGGGACCAGTATATGGATCTAGCTAAACTCTGGGATGTTTACGGAATTCCTAGCCTTGTTGTTCTAGAAAAGGACAAGGAAATCGGTCGTTTTGTCAATCGGGACCGTAAAAGCAAGCAACAAATTAATGACTTTTTAGCAGGATTGAAATAGGAGAAAAGTGAAACAATGATTTTTACATATAACAAAGAACATGTCGGTGATGTCCTTATGGTCATCGTGAAAAATAGCGGAGATGCCAAACTAGATGTGGAACGCAAAGGCAAGGTAGCTCGTGTTTTTCTCAAAGATAATGGGAAAACAGTGGCGTGGAATATTTTCGAAGTTTCAAGTTTATTTGAAATTGCAGAGCGCGGTCAAGTCTTTTTGACAGATGAGCAAGTAGCTCGTTTGAACCAAGAATTGCAGGCGGAAGGTTTTACAGAAAAAATTGTTAATGACAAAGAGCCTAAGTTTGTTGTTGGTGAAATTGTCGAGATGGTAGCTCATCCAGATAGTGACCACCTTAACATCTGCCAAGTTGCAGTCGCAAGTAACAAGATAGTGCAAATTGTTGCAGGAGCTCCCAATGCGCGTCTTGGGTTGAAAACCATTGTAGCTCTTCCAGGAGCAATGATGCCAAAAGGTAATCTCATTTTCCCAGGCGAACTTCGTGGTGAAAAGAGTTTTGGCATGATGTGCAGTCCCCGTGAATTGCATCTGCCAAATGCTCCGCAAAAACGTGGTATTATTGAACTATCAGAAGACCAAGTTGTCGGAACTCCATTTGATCCAGCCAAGCACTGGACTGCTTAGGAACTTGTCAGTATCTGAATACACCAGATAGAAGGAAATAAGATGGCAAAAAATGTAGTGATTACAGGAGCGACATCAGGTATTGGTGAAGCAATTGCGCGTGCTTATCTGGAGCAGGGAGAGAATGTCGTTCTAACAGGACGACGGACAGATAGACTAGAAGCTCTTAAGTCGGAGTTTGCAGAAACTTTTCCAAATCAAACAGTTTGGACTTTTCCGCTAGATGTCACGGATATGACCATAGTGAAGACTGTCTGCTCTGATATTCTAGAAACGATAGGTCAGATTGACATCTTGGTTAATAACGCCGGTCTGGCTCTAGGTTTAGCACCTTATCAGGACTATGAAGAGTTGGATATGTTGACCATGCTGGATACCAATGTCAAAGGTTTGATGGCAGTCACTCGCTATTTCTTGCCAGCAATGGTAAAAGCCAATCAAGGACATATCATCAATATGGGGTCAACCGCAGGAATTTATGCTTATGCGGGTGCAGCAGTTTATTCAGCTACCAAGGCAGCGGTTAAAACCTTTTCAGATGGTCTGCGAATTGATACTATCGCAACGGATATCAAGGTGACGACCATTCAGCCTGGAATTGTCGAAACAGATTTTTCTACAGTGCGTTTTCATGGTGATAAAGAACGAGCTGCGTCCGTTTACCAAGGAATAGAAGCTTTGCAAGCTCAGGATATTGCAGACACAGTAGTCTATGTGACTAGTCAACCTCGTCGTGTTCAGATTACAGATATGACCATCATGGCCAATCAACAGGCAACAGGTTTCATGGTTCATAAAAAGTAAAAAATTTCCTCGAAAAGTTACAAATTTCTGTAACTTTTTTTGATTTCCTACGAATAGATAAGTAGGAGGAAAAAATATGTATAATAAAGTTATCATGACAAATTTGACTAAAATACAAAAAGGCGCTAAACCCTTTAAAAGTCTAGCGTTATCGTCATATCATCTTTCGTGACAACTATCTCTTTTATCACAGATTTCACTATTTTTGAAGCCTCTTCGTAACTCAATTTTTCAATATCAAAATCTTTTAACAAGCGAGATAACTTCCTCTTTCTGATGCTCATCACATTTGATTTTTGGTTTTCTAGTTGTTCTTCAAGATACTGCCTTTCTGTTTTTATTTTAGCGTTTTTCTCGTCTAAATCCTTTCGAGTGATAACTTCATCTAGATACAATTCTGTTAGTTTTGATACTTGCTTATTTATCCGTTCTAGTTGTTTCTTAATATCCTCAACTTTTATTGTTTCGTCTTTCTTAGCAAGAGTTTCCTTCTTGTATTTTGGATCAAATTTCAGTCTTTCCAGTTCTTTTATTACTCTCTTTTCAAGCTCGTCTTTTGAGTACCAACCGGAATTACATCTTATTGCTTTATCTTTGTGATAGCGATGTCTGCATTGATACTTGTATTTAGATACTCCATTTTTATTCTTTGGAGCAACGTATAAGCCTAACGATGCGCCACAATATCCACATTTCATTAATCCTGAAAGCATATATTTCGCTCTGAACGGTCTAGGATTGTTGTATTTCTCAAACGCTGAAATCTGTCTCTTTTCAACTTCTAATTGCACTAAGTCAAATAACTCTTGGCTAATTATAGCATCGTGCTGTCCCTCAAATACCTTGCCTTTATATTTCGATTTGCCAAGATATGTTTCGTTTTTGAGTAAGTATTTAGTGATAGTTTCGCCCCAAGGTCTCTTTCTTCCAACGTGACCTTCAGCGTTTAAATCTCTGATTATCTTAACCACTGACTTACCGTTTAGATATTCCGTGAAAATACGTTTCACAATAAGCGCTTGAGTTGGATTGACTGACAAGATACCAGTTTCTTTTGAGTAATCATAGCCGAACGGTATCGTAGTCCAAGACATGGATTTCCCGTTCTTTGCCCGACCTTCTTTCCCCAACATCATTCTTTCTTTTATCTGCTCACGCTCAAGCTGGGCGAATACTGATAGCATACCAATCGAAGCCTTGCCGAATGGTGTAGAAGTGTCAAAGTTTTCTTGCAAACTAATAAATGCCACATCGTTTTTGGCAAACACATCCTCAATCAGAAACAGAGTATCTTTCTGGCTACGGCTCAAGCGATCAAGTTTATAGACAAGTACGATATCAATTTTCTTTCGTTTAGCATCTGAAATCAAGCGCTCTAACTCTGGTCTTTGGGTGTTCGCTCCAGAGAAGCCACCGTCAATATAAGTATCGTAGATTTTCCAGTCTTTTATTTCGCAGTATGCTTCCAGCTTTGATTTCTGTTCATCTATCGAGTAACCTTCATCAGCTTGTGAAGCGGTTGAAACCCTGACGTAGATTGCTACTTTATTTCGCATTGATTTTTACCTCATTTCTTGATAAAATGGGTATAAGAAAAAGAGCTTTTTAATGCTTTTTTTCTTACCACTAGCCTCACGCTCTCTGTCTGCAAACTTCTGAGCGTGGGGCTTTTTTAAATTTTCTCAAATACCATAGTCGCTTGGATACGGTCACCACCACCAAAACCAGAACTACCACCGCTAGCAGTGCTTATGGTGTGAAGTCTATAGCCTTTGGCTGCTTGTTCGTTGATAACCTCTTCTAAGGCTGTAAGGTTACGCGACCCTGTACCAAAAAATTTCTCTTTTAAAGTTACCTGCAAGACAACATATTGTAAATCTTCAGCTTCTGAAGCGACTGAAAGAGTGCTAGGACCTTTAAACATTCCCATTGTAATTACCTACTTTCTTTTTTTTATTTATCTCTATATACACTGACAACTTCCCCAATAGTTCGGATGTCGTCATTCTCTGTCAGATGGATTTCTTCGTAGCTATTGTTGAGACTTTGCAAGTACCAACCGCCGTTATAGTCACGTTTCAGCTTTTTAACGAAGTTTTTACCGTTGATTTGGAAAATACCGATGTCGTTGATATCTACTTGACTAGTGACCCTGATAAAGAGCAGGTCGTTATCTTCAATCATTGGTTCCATGGAGTCACCAGCCACCTTAGCGATAGTGTCGTATTCTTCAGGGACATCATCTGCACGCAATTTTACTTCCATGTGGAGATTGTCTTCTTGGAAAGTTCCGTGTCCTGCTGCAACCAAGCCTTCTACGTAGTCGGTGATATAGTCGTCATCTTGAGGCTTATCAAAGATAGAGACAATCTTGGAGTTGTTTTGTCCTTCTAATTGTTCCTTGGCATAATCAAGGACTTTTTCTTGTTTAGGTTCTTCAAGCTGGTTGTAGATGGTTAGGATTTCAGGGTGTGAGTCGGGAGTATCATTGAAGTAATCTAAAGGTACATCAAAAAAATCAGCAATAATTTTTACAGAAGATAATCTAGGCTCTTCTTTATTATTTTCCCATTTAGAAATTTTTCCTTTGTTAAAATTAATGGTATTAGGGTATTTTTGGTTTAAAGCATCAGCTAACTCTTCAAGAGTTAATTTATTATTTTTTCTAAGTTCTCTTATTTTTGTGCCAATCATTTATTTTCCCTCTCTTTTCTTAATGATATAATAGCACAAAAGTTTCGATTTCGCAAATATTTTTTAAAAAAATAAAAAAAGTTGTTGACAACGAAACAAAGTTAGTTTATACTAGAACCATAAAACAAAGTTGCGAAAACAGCAACTTGGGAAGGAGGGGCTATGGAAGCTGTTATGACGATAGATAAAGCATATCTAAATTTGAAAAGCATAATTGTTTCAAAAGGAATGAAACAAAAAGAGATTGCTGAAAAATTAGGTATGGATAAGTCAACGTTCAACATGAAAGTCAATCGTTACCGTGGACGTGATTTCACATTTTCGGAAGCTAGTGAACTTTCAAAAATACTAGATGTCAAGATGGAAGATTTCTAGTAATTTTTTTAAAAAGAATGTTGCGAAAACAACAACATAGAAAGGAGGAAGGATGAAAGAACCATACAAGTACCTTGAAATCTCTGGCAATATTGCTGGACGTATTGAACTGGAAACAGAAAAAGACCTACTTGTCCGTAGAGCGATGGTCATTGATGGACACATCGGTTTATGCGAACAAGCGGTCTACGTTGATAAGAAAGTGCTATATAGCTACTGGGTCAAGATAGTAGAGTTATCTGCTATTCCTGAAACCATCAACAGCGTTGACAGCACTGATTTGGTTAGGAAATGGTTGAACATGTAGATTGACAGTATCATGTCCGTTGACATACTCAACGCATTTCACCAAGTAATGCTCCGATTTATGGTCTGCTGACTTAGCAATGACAGAACCGATAGTAGGAACAGCAGGCAATGTCATTGATAGAGGTTCAACACGACCATTGATCATGATGTGACAAGTAATCATAGTTATCCTCCTTTCGTATGAGATAGCTAAATTATATCAAAAAAAGGTGGAGTAGGAGAATGAAAGAAGACATCAGAGTTCACATGCCTTACGAGGTATTTAAAAACCTGCTTGTTAGAGCAGGAAGGATAAAGCGTGAAGAAGGCAAGCAGATAACTTGGACAAATAATACCGCTCCGTTTACAAAAGAGCAACGGAGGGAAATAGATGAACTTTACGAACGGTTCGCAGAAGAAGGAGGACGAATGAAAGAAACAATAAAGGAATTTCTAAAATTCAGAAGCCAATTTACAAAACTAGAATGGCACGAAATTAACCAAGCCGTGGAAGCTCGTTTAAATCAAAAAGCTGACCAGTTGAAACTGGACAACATAGACTTAGAAATCATTTCTATAAGACTAGAAGGGAAAATACAATGAACGAACTAGGACTATTCATAGTAACAATCGTAAATGTAGTTTGTGCTGTAATAAATCTATTTTGCTTTATAAAAGACAGGATGGAATGATTTATGTTTGAAAATGAAACGAATTCTCTTACTAGTCTTAACCTTGATTTTACACGGTAAACTATCCAAGTAATAAGAGTAGGTAATACTACTATGAGGGAAAATAATTTCATCAACTTCGAAGGGATAGGAATGTAAATCATCTTTTCTCAAAACATACTTGTGAAGAGGGAGTGTTTCGTATGGATCAAAGTTATTATCTTTTATTTCCTTTCCGTCATCATCGAATAATTGGATACTTTTGATTGTATATGTGCTGTTACTTGGGTTAACAATATCAAAAGAATATTTGTAAGGAGCTTCATCTGCCACTTCCATTGCACAGGCATCTGTTATCAATAATCGAGCTCTATTTATAAAAATTGAGTAAAACAGACCTGTGACACCCGTTATAGCACCAATCCATGCAGCAGAAATATTCAAAATATCAATCAAACTAAACATCAGAATTACCTCGTTTTTATT
This portion of the Streptococcus mitis B6 genome encodes:
- a CDS encoding helix-turn-helix domain-containing protein, yielding MIGTKIRELRKNNKLTLEELADALNQKYPNTINFNKGKISKWENNKEEPRLSSVKIIADFFDVPLDYFNDTPDSHPEILTIYNQLEEPKQEKVLDYAKEQLEGQNNSKIVSIFDKPQDDDYITDYVEGLVAAGHGTFQEDNLHMEVKLRADDVPEEYDTIAKVAGDSMEPMIEDNDLLFIRVTSQVDINDIGIFQINGKNFVKKLKRDYNGGWYLQSLNNSYEEIHLTENDDIRTIGEVVSVYRDK
- a CDS encoding recombinase family protein — its product is MRNKVAIYVRVSTASQADEGYSIDEQKSKLEAYCEIKDWKIYDTYIDGGFSGANTQRPELERLISDAKRKKIDIVLVYKLDRLSRSQKDTLFLIEDVFAKNDVAFISLQENFDTSTPFGKASIGMLSVFAQLEREQIKERMMLGKEGRAKNGKSMSWTTIPFGYDYSKETGILSVNPTQALIVKRIFTEYLNGKSVVKIIRDLNAEGHVGRKRPWGETITKYLLKNETYLGKSKYKGKVFEGQHDAIISQELFDLVQLEVEKRQISAFEKYNNPRPFRAKYMLSGLMKCGYCGASLGLYVAPKNKNGVSKYKYQCRHRYHKDKAIRCNSGWYSKDELEKRVIKELERLKFDPKYKKETLAKKDETIKVEDIKKQLERINKQVSKLTELYLDEVITRKDLDEKNAKIKTERQYLEEQLENQKSNVMSIRKRKLSRLLKDFDIEKLSYEEASKIVKSVIKEIVVTKDDMTITLDF
- a CDS encoding DUF4177 domain-containing protein; this encodes MGMFKGPSTLSVASEAEDLQYVVLQVTLKEKFFGTGSRNLTALEEVINEQAAKGYRLHTISTASGGSSGFGGGDRIQATMVFEKI
- a CDS encoding SDR family NAD(P)-dependent oxidoreductase, which gives rise to MAKNVVITGATSGIGEAIARAYLEQGENVVLTGRRTDRLEALKSEFAETFPNQTVWTFPLDVTDMTIVKTVCSDILETIGQIDILVNNAGLALGLAPYQDYEELDMLTMLDTNVKGLMAVTRYFLPAMVKANQGHIINMGSTAGIYAYAGAAVYSATKAAVKTFSDGLRIDTIATDIKVTTIQPGIVETDFSTVRFHGDKERAASVYQGIEALQAQDIADTVVYVTSQPRRVQITDMTIMANQQATGFMVHKK
- a CDS encoding helix-turn-helix domain-containing protein, whose translation is MEAVMTIDKAYLNLKSIIVSKGMKQKEIAEKLGMDKSTFNMKVNRYRGRDFTFSEASELSKILDVKMEDF
- a CDS encoding DUF4651 domain-containing protein, which produces MNGMKAKKMWMAGLALLGIGSLALATKKVADDRKLMKTQEELTAIVRDHFSDMGEIATLYVQVYESSLESLVGGVIFEDGRHYTFVYENEDLVYEEEVL
- a CDS encoding thioredoxin family protein, with the translated sequence MIQPASLEELASLVEKDGKKVFLFVADWCGDCRYIYPALPEIEETNPEFTFIRVDRDQYMDLAKLWDVYGIPSLVVLEKDKEIGRFVNRDRKSKQQINDFLAGLK
- the ytpR gene encoding YtpR family tRNA-binding protein, which gives rise to MIFTYNKEHVGDVLMVIVKNSGDAKLDVERKGKVARVFLKDNGKTVAWNIFEVSSLFEIAERGQVFLTDEQVARLNQELQAEGFTEKIVNDKEPKFVVGEIVEMVAHPDSDHLNICQVAVASNKIVQIVAGAPNARLGLKTIVALPGAMMPKGNLIFPGELRGEKSFGMMCSPRELHLPNAPQKRGIIELSEDQVVGTPFDPAKHWTA
- a CDS encoding CTP synthase, with the protein product MSTKYIFVTGGVVSSIGKGIVAASLGRLLKNRGLKVTIQKFDPYINIDPGTMSPYQHGEVFVTDDGAETDLDLGHYERFIDINLNKYSNVTTGKIYSEVLRKERRGEYLGATVQVIPHITDALKEKIKRAALTTDSDVIITEVGGTVGDIESLPFLEALRQMKADVGADNVMYIHTTLLPYLKAAGEMKTKPTQHSVKELRGLGIQPNMLVIRTEEPAGQGIKNKLAQFCDVAPEAVIESLDVEHLYQIPLNLQAQGMDKIVCDHLKLDAPVADMTEWSAMVDKVMNLKKQVKISLVGKYVELQDAYISVVEALKHSGYANDAEVKINWINANDVTAENVAELLSDAAGIIVPGGFGQRGTEGKIQAIRYARENDVPMLGVCLGMQLTCIEFARHVLGLEGANSAELAPETKYPIIDIMRDQIDVEDMGGTLRLGLYPSKLKRGSKAAAAYHNQEVVQRRHRHRYEFNNAFREQFEEAGLVFSGVSPDNRLVEIVEIPENKFFVACQYHPELSSRPNHPEELYTAFVTAAVENSN